The proteins below are encoded in one region of Helianthus annuus cultivar XRQ/B chromosome 2, HanXRQr2.0-SUNRISE, whole genome shotgun sequence:
- the LOC118484763 gene encoding uncharacterized protein LOC118484763 — MARETTEHIFVSCKVAQETWQIITQWGKFPVFFAFDTPDLFILHKHMGFSKKKAKVIHAVILITMWCLWKARNELIFNQKHTSLPQIIEEVKGLGFLWVRSRAKGLTINREKWRSLDVD; from the coding sequence ATGGCTCGCGAAACTACGGAACACATTTTTGTCTCATGTAAGGTGGCACAAGAAACATGGCAGATCATCACTCAATGGGGAAAGTTTCCAGTCTTTTTTGCTTTCGACACACCGGATTTGTTCATACTGCATAAGCATATGGGGTTTTCAAAAAAGAAAGCAAAGGTGATTCATGCGGTAATTCTCATCACAATGTGGTGCTTATGGAAGGCCCGGAATGAACTGATTTTTAATCAAAAACATACGTCTCTACCGCAAATCATTGAGGAGGTCAAAGGACTTGGTTTCTTGTGGGTGAGATCGAGAGCAAAAGGTTTGACGATTAACCGGGAAAAATGGAGGTCTTTGGATGTGGACTGA
- the LOC118484762 gene encoding uncharacterized protein LOC118484762 translates to MNVDVDNMNVGEDNVNPVPDIDIFDPRNWGGLSNDMIKELVMKGPKRDRDVVKGPVDKFGRHFSNTMYTRILSNRETCDREWLVYSKKLDKLYCFCCKVFRTGHPKGGLDDEGYNDWIHASGRLKQHEVGLEHFKNMNEWFELHQRLKCNETIDKSAYEQFRKEKDYWKQVILRIVALVKFLAKYGLAFRGSNEKLYQKGNGNFLGLVEMLEEFDPIMKEHVRRVLNDECHVHFLSHNIQNELIQLLGDKVRTEIIKKVKQAKYYSIILDCTPDTSHQEQMSIIVRWQILKDNVKGLTLKSLSTTRWESRIDSIKPIRTQLGDVRKALREVRGTDRDARIISEAKSLEEYELGDFEFLAQIVIWFELLSKVNMVNKRLQAKDVVHDVAIDEVDKLIKFFKNYREVGFSKALDEAREIANEIGVNAEFRQERVIYRKKQFDESSSVEEVTFSPEEDFRVNYFLSIVDQAIFSLETRFEQYQKFEKIFGFLFPKKLKTLDEAKLKECCYRLKDALKYEGESDIDAKELYTELNVVDIPVTVASAERSFSKLKLLKTYLRSTMSQERLNGLATISIESEILDTMDYKELIESFASKNARRTTLFA, encoded by the exons ATGAACGTAGATGTAGACAACATGAACGTAGGTGAAGATAATGTTAATCCCGTTCCGGATATTGATATTTTTGATCCTAGAAATTGGGGTGGGCTTAGTAATGACATGATTAAAGAGTTGGTTATGAAAGGTCCAAAAAGAGATAGGGATGTTGTTAAGGGCCCCGTGGATAAATTTGGTAGACATTTTTCTAATACCATGTACACCAGAATTCTATCAAATAGGGAGACGTGCGATAGAGAATGGCTAGTGTATTCGAAAAAACTTGACAAACTCTATTGTTTTTGTTGTAAAGTTTTTAGAACGGGGCATCCGAAAGGTGGGTTGGATGATGAAGGTTATAACGATTGGATACATGCCAGTGGTAGACTTAAACAACATGAAGTTGGTTTAGAACATTTCAAGAATATGAATGAATGGTTTGAATTGCACCAACGGTTGAAATGCAATGAAACAATTGACAAATCGGCATATGAGCAATTTAGAAAAGAAAAAGATTATTGGAAACAAGTCATCTTAAGGATTGTTGCACTTGTGAAGTTTCTTGCAAAATATGGCTTAGCGTTTCGTGGGTCAAATGAGAAGTTGTATCAAAAAGGCAATGGAAACTTTTTGGGTTTGGTTGAGATGTTGGAAGAGTTTGACCCGATTATGAAAGAACATGTGCGCCGAGTTTTGAATGATGAGTGCCATGTACACTTTCTTAGCCACAATATTCAAAATGAGTTGATACAATTATTAGGGGATAAAGTTAGAACCGAAATCATCAAGAAGGTTAAGCAAGCAAAGTATTACTCCATCATCCTCGATTGCACGCCTGATACAAGTCACCAAGAGCAAATGTCCATAATTGTGAG GTGGCAAATTTTGAAAGACAATGTTAAAGGATTAACTCTTAAATCATTGTCTACGACTCGTTGGGAAAGTCGTATAGATAGTATTAAGCCTATAAGAACTCAACTTGGAGATGTAAGAAAGGCTTTGCGAGAAGTTAGGGGGACGGATAGAGATGCTAGAATCATAAGTGAAGCTAAATCATTAGAAGAGTATGAACTTGGTGATTTTGAATTTTTGGCACAAATTGTAATTTGGTTTGAATTATTATCAAAGGTGAATATGGTGAACAAACGGTTGCAAGCAAAAGATGTTGTCCATGATGTTGCTATTGATGAAGTAGACAAATTAATTAAATTCTTTAAGAATTATAGAGAAGTGGGGTTCTCTAAGGCACTTGATGAAGCTAGAGAAATTGCAAATGAAATAGGTGTAAATGCGGAATTTCGTCAAGAACGTGTGATATATAGGAAAAAACAATTTGATGAATCGTCAAGTGTAGAAGAAGTAACATTTTCACCCGAGGAggattttagagtaaattatttTTTAAGTATTGTTGATCAAGCTATTTTTTCACTTGAAACAAGATTTGAACAATACCAAAAATTCGAAAAAATATTTGGGTTTTTGTTTCCTAAAAAGTTGAAGACTCTTGATGAAGCCAAGCTTAAGGAGTGTTGTTATCGCCTTAAAGATGCATTGAAGTATGAAGGAGAATCGGATATTgatgctaaagaattgtataCGGAGTTGAA TGTTGTTGACATTCCGGTAACCGTTGCATCAGCGGAAAGAAGTTTCTCaaagttgaagttgttgaagaccTATTTACGTTCTACAATGTCACAAGAAAGGCTAAACGGGTTGGCAACAATATCTATTGAAAGTGAAATATTAGATACTATGGATTACAAGGAGTTGATCGAGAGCTTTGCTTCAAAAAACGCTAGGAGAACCACACTGTTTGCTTAG